A part of Oncorhynchus gorbuscha isolate QuinsamMale2020 ecotype Even-year linkage group LG09, OgorEven_v1.0, whole genome shotgun sequence genomic DNA contains:
- the LOC124042791 gene encoding zona pellucida sperm-binding protein 4-like yields MTWQRSALLFSPVWLCFALLAAGWERVSEEATFAHHDLDTEENYTKDKAVVQLGDPDNVDLNADRGFQEQFEEVSDAKQWVSVTEAAPVSLAVLCGEDEFKVTLPAGPMSEVKILGPNSMLSVLDAPESCGYSLNRGQYQNALTVRFSGCLISRQAGRYTLMVLYVNEAGIMDVSTVSCAASPKSSLSSTVHLPLSNGLRNAHGGPPSKCPNPTPRNPSAQNHTKYPGCSIPQNQHLACGFTGISSSKCLVMGCCVDSATSACFYPMDECTADHQFIFAVHHNLTTFPVTPTKPVVAGKSSCGPVIVTDKFVVFKFSVTECGTRSYEIGNTVIYTAEVQTAVRTLNLKYGIISRDNPRRVMVECRYPKTLGTVPSVASVGYMVKSPSVTFPSKVTSKGLFGVELRIAEDKTYTKYLKRHHQPLRLFLGKLVYLEVRLTSPNPEATLLVNYCLAYPRSAKNVLVLIHEGCANPQDPNVSILKFSNLPQNRHQRRFMVQAFQFMDQQTNKYLDEEIYFMCSTEVCMPTEKTCEERCFDGIRRSTTCALNKITEKSAALNKRSDNLQGDTSDA; encoded by the exons ATGACTTGGCAAAGGAGCGCACTGCTTTTTTCCCCGGTTTGGCTTTGCTTTGCATTGCTTGCAGCAGGATGGGAGCGCGTTTCCGAAGAGGCAACCTTTGCCCACCACGACCTTGACACAGAGGAGAATTATACCAAAGACAAGGCTGTAGTGCAACTTGGAGACCCCGACAATGTCGATCTTAACGCCGACCGTGGATTCCAGGAGCAATTCGAGGAGGTATCAGATGCAAAACAGTGGGTATCCGTTACCGAAGCTGCCCCAGTCAGTTTAGCGGTTCTGTGCGGTGAGGATGAGTTTAAAGTAACACTGCCAGCTGGTCCAATGAGTGAAGTCAAGATTTTGG GACCCAACAGTATGCTCTCTGTTCTTGACGCcccagaatcctgtggatactcCTTAAATCGAGGACAATATCAGAACGCCTTAACTGTCCGCTTTTCAGGCTGCCTCATTAGTCGTCAG GCTGGGCGGTACACCTTGATGGTGTTGTATGTCAATGAAGCTGGCATAATGGATGTTTCTACAGTGTCCTGTGCGGCTAGCCCCAAATCCTCGTTGTCCTCGACCGTCCACCTGCCCCTCTCTAATGGTCTTCGCAATGCCCATGGTGGGCCTCCTTCAAAGTGTCCTAATCCCACCCCTCGCAATCCCAGCGCTCAAAATCACACCAAATATCCTG GCTGCAGTATTCCCCAGAACCAGCACTTGGCTTGTGGTTTCACTGGAATCTCGTCTTCCAAGTGTTTGGTGATGGGTTGCTGTGTGGATTCGGCAACTTCCGCCTGCTTCTACCCAATGGATG AGTGCACTGCAGACCATCAGTTTATCTTTGCCGTTCACCATAACCTCACTACTTTCCCTGTGACTCCCACCAAACCTGTGGTTGCTGGGAAGTCTAGCTGTGGCCCAGTCATTGTCACTGATAAGTTTGTGGTCTTCAAGTTCTCAGTCACTGAATGTGGAACTCGCTCATAT GAAATTGGCAATACCGTGATCTACACAGCAGAGGTACAGACGGCCGTTCGAACCCTTAACCTGAAGTATGGCATAATATCCAGAGACAACCCCCGCAG AGTCATGGTTGAGTGCCGCTACCCTAAAACGCTGGGTACCGTGCCGTCAGTGGCGAGTGTGGGCTACATGGTGAAAAGCCCCAGTGTAACATTCCCTTCAAAGGTGACATCCAAGGGACTGTTTGGTGTCGAACTCAGGATTGCTGAAG ACAAAACCTATACCAAGTACCTCAAACGGCACCATCAGCCCCTGCGTCTCTTCCTGGGTAAACTTGTGTATCTAGAAGTTCGTCTGACTTCTCCAAATCCAGAGGCTACACTTTTGGTCAACTACTGTCTGGCTTATCCCCGCTCTGCCAAGAATGTTCTGGTGCTCATTCACGAAGG GTGTGCCAACCCTCAGGACCCCAATGTCTCCATCCTTAAATTCAGCAACCTGCCCCAGAACCGCCACCAGCGTCGCTTCATGGTCCAAGCATTCCAGTTCATGGATCAACAGACCAACAAGTATCTGGATGAGGAG ATCTACTTCATGTGCTCTACTGAAGTGTGTATGCCCACAGAAAAAACTTGTGAAGAGCGCTGTTTTGATGGAATTAGGAG ATCTACTACATGTGCTCTAAATAAAATAACTGAGAAGAGTGCTGCTTTAAATAAAAG GTCTGACAATCTACAGGGTGACACATCTGATGCTTGA